A region of the Candidatus Marsarchaeota archaeon genome:
AGATCCGCATGCGTGTGTCATGGAAGGGTGTCTCCTCGGATGATATAGGCCGTGCACTTCAGTGATTTTCTTTTCCCTATCTTTTTCTTTTTTTGTGAATCAACTCTTTGCGATGAAGCCCCTGAAGCTCTTCTTGTAGAAAAGGAAGTACGTTATTATTATGAAGTCGACTATTATTGCGGCATGCATCACAGTGCAGTATATGCATATGGCTTTCACTACAAAAATTTCGAGATAAATTAAGTATGGCACCAGCACCAGGCCGAAGAATCGCCATCCGAATAGCAACCTGAACGCGCGCTTGAACACGCGGTCGCTTCCGAAGCTTACAAGATACACCAGACCAAGATTTATCACGAAGTAAACCGCGGCCAGCACGTCAAGCGGCACGCCAAACACCGAATCGTAGCTGCTCTGGAGCACCTTGTAGCAGTTTATCACGATGCTGTTCGACGCAAGGGTATTGCCGAGCACGCAGAATGGCAGCGGGCTGTGCAGCGTGTAAAACAGGAAGAGCACCATGGATGAGCTCCACAGGCCGAACAGCGACATTACTATGAGCACGATGAACTTTGGCCAGCTCACGCGCATATCGGCACCCGAGTATAATACATCCACGCAACGATAATTTTAATTGCTAGGTTTACCTAGCTCCAGCGTCTATCCGACTACGATACGGAAATGCCTCTCAAGTAGCCTCTCAACGCGCTTCCAGTACTTGGCACCTTCCTTCACATGGCCGTTCCTCTCAAGATCCTCTGCTATATCATGCATCTTCGCGGCCTTTATCCTATACCCAACAGCCAGTTTCGCCCTTGAATATGGCATACCGAACTGCAGTTGGTACTCCTTGATCATGAATGCCGTAGCCTTATCGAAGTCCTTGCGACCGTGCCACATCCACCACCCAATTTCATACTTTGCAAGAATCCTGCGCCTGTGTCGCGCGTCCATTGCCCCACCATTTAGGCGATGCCGGTTTTAACCTTCAGCAGACCCTGCCACCTCAGCACGTCATCCCTTGAGTCAAGCATATCATTAGGCAAGCCCATTAAGCTGAACCATTTGTAGCTTTTCGATTCGCCATTCAGAGAAATCTTTGTGTTCCTGTCTATCGCAGTAGCGTAGAAATGCAGTGTGTAAGGCGCCGATCCTGTAGGTGATTTCCTCACCTCTACCTCAACAAGCCTCTTAGGGTCTAGTCTTATGCCGATCTCCTCCTTGACCTCTCTTATGCACCCCTGCAGTGGTGTTTCGCCGGCTTCTACCGCCCCACCAACATTGCCCCACCTTGGCATGCCTTCCCACACCTTTCCCTGCTTCCGCTTCCATTCCCAGTTCCTGTTCAGCAATAGTACACTAGAAAGAGATTTGTCAAATACGCATACGAAGGCGCCTCTAAACATTGCCCCACCTGCCCTAGTAACCAAAGGCTATTGTACTAATTAATCTATCTAATTTTCTGTACATGCCTAAATA
Encoded here:
- a CDS encoding vitamin K epoxide reductase family protein, translated to MRVSWPKFIVLIVMSLFGLWSSSMVLFLFYTLHSPLPFCVLGNTLASNSIVINCYKVLQSSYDSVFGVPLDVLAAVYFVINLGLVYLVSFGSDRVFKRAFRLLFGWRFFGLVLVPYLIYLEIFVVKAICIYCTVMHAAIIVDFIIITYFLFYKKSFRGFIAKS
- a CDS encoding NUDIX hydrolase; its protein translation is MFRGAFVCVFDKSLSSVLLLNRNWEWKRKQGKVWEGMPRWGNVGGAVEAGETPLQGCIREVKEEIGIRLDPKRLVEVEVRKSPTGSAPYTLHFYATAIDRNTKISLNGESKSYKWFSLMGLPNDMLDSRDDVLRWQGLLKVKTGIA